The genome window CGTGTGGGACTGGGCCAAGGACCGCCGTGCAATCGCGGTGGAAGCGATTATCGCCAAGGTGGGCCTGAGCAAGTTTGCCGAGGCGCTGCCTAAGGAGTTATCGGGCGGCATGGCGCAGCGGGTGGGACTTGCGCGCGCGCTGGTCGGCATGCCGCGGCTGCTGTTGCTCGACGAGCCGTTCAGTGCCCTCGATCCGTTGACCCGGCTCAAGATGCAGGACCATCTGCTGGAAATCGTTAGCGATGCCGTCCCAAACGTTCTTCTTATCACGCATGATGTCGATGAGGCCCTAGCGCTTTCCGACAGGATCGTCGTGATGGCCGGTCCGCCCGCCAGCATCATCCGCGATATACTCGTCGATCTGCCGAAACCCCGTATTCGCACGTCTCCTGAGTTCCAGCGCTTCAAGGAGATTATTCTTGCTGACTTGCTGCCGCACAAGGCGCTCGCGTCGGCCTGACAGCGTGGGCGACCGGCTCCCAGCCTGCCTCTTTCAACATCGGAACCACGAGATAGAGTCATGAACGTTCGCCCAGATACGATATGGTTCACACGTTGTCCTGTTCCTGCAGCCAGCGGCATAGCGATCCAGCAGGGATGGATCGCCGATGTCCTTGGCAGGAAGAACGTAGAGTTCCGCTCGC of Aquamicrobium sp. contains these proteins:
- a CDS encoding ABC transporter ATP-binding protein — translated: MIELKDLVKKFNGFQALGPIDLQIDKERITTVLGPSGCGKSTALRLLAGLETATGGQASLDGKVIDRPRPEIGVAFQDPRLMPWLTVRRNIELGVWDWAKDRRAIAVEAIIAKVGLSKFAEALPKELSGGMAQRVGLARALVGMPRLLLLDEPFSALDPLTRLKMQDHLLEIVSDAVPNVLLITHDVDEALALSDRIVVMAGPPASIIRDILVDLPKPRIRTSPEFQRFKEIILADLLPHKALASA